Part of the Musa acuminata AAA Group cultivar baxijiao chromosome BXJ3-10, Cavendish_Baxijiao_AAA, whole genome shotgun sequence genome, TAGGGCCCTTCAGAAACTCCATACGAAGGTGGTGTTTTTCAGCTTGCATTTTCCATTCCAGAGCAGTACCCTTTACTACCTCCACAAGTGCGGTTCCTGACAAAAATTTTTCATCCCAATGTGCATTTCAAGGTGAGCATTTCTTTATAAAATTATTGATTAAACTGGTAGTGTTGCCTTTGTACATCTTCTTGAACTTTTGAACTTGATCATAATTTAGTTGACCAGTTGATCAAATATAAGTGTGACAGTCAAGTCTTCAACCCATACATATTTCAATTTAGGAATTTCTACGCCATATTTAGATATAAGCAGTGTGAATTTACATCAAATCTGTGCCTCTTCAAAAACCATTTGGTACTGTACCTGGCAGATCTATCTCCATCTCATCTGACTAAAACTATAAGTATTTTCTGCTAATTATGATCTTTGCATAGTGTGCAAGCATATATATAGTATAGTTTTGACGTTGACTATCTTATATATAGCTAGAGTTGGGGTTTTTGGTGTTCTCTAGCATACTCCATCATTTAAGCAACATCAATCTGAAGCTGTGCCTTTTATTTTCTACTGTGGCATGTCAATTAATCAGGCAATTATACTACGAGAGAGAATATGAAGCATATATAGCATAATTGATATGATCTTTGTGTGCCTTGGACTTACTTATGTTCAAACAGGAAACTTGAGATGGACTTACGGAATAATTGGCCAGTTTATGAAGTTTTTCTCTGCTGTAGTGTAACTGTACCTGATGCATGTGTCTAACATGTTTTTACAAAGACTGCAGTAGCAAATATTGTTGCCATTCTTGGAGTTAGCAAGCTCCTACTGTAATTAGGTTAGTTTATCTCATGTCCACTAAAATATTGCATGTTTTATTTAATTTAGACTTGAAAATAAAACAGGAAGGTGCATGATTGAACCAATTTGTTATAAAAATGAGGTAGTGATCACCCCTTAGTTGCTAGACTCTTCCATCTTAGGTGCCTGGAAGTTTCAAATTATCTGAATTTAATCTAATGATTTTGTTATCTTGTGACAACTCTTTTAGCCTAATGTACTAAACCCTGCATGTTTACTTGATCTGGATGGCGATTGTTCATTATTAGTAAAATAATTAGCATGTGCGAGGGATGACTAGTCATGACAAGACTTGGCATCCTGACAAACGATTGCCTGGATAGCTTACCCTTCATCTACTACTACATTTGGAAATTCCTGATGTGTTGTACCCTTGAAGTCAATAGCACAGTTTCAGTGGCTTGCACCACAAGCGAGCTCCTGGGTTGGGTTATAGTTGCTCTTATCTTTTTGTCTGGACAAATTACAATGAAGTTCTATGAGACTTACGACATATTGATATTTGACATTTGCTCCACATTTTCAGCAAAACACTTACGGACACAACATGCCTTTCCGGATAACAGCAGAATATTTAAGTGCAAAACTTTTCAAATTACAAATTACAGTAATGGAAACTTGCTATTCTTTGTCGGTCATGGCTAATAATTGATATAAGTGTCACTTGGGTTGTATAACTCGAATTTCATATGATTGATATATTGAGAATCTACTTTTGTGCTTAGATGTTTCATATCTTCTTGTTGCATTTTTATTTCAATTGACATTTGACatgtatatttaaataattttagataaaacaTATAGCAGCGACAGAGagatttcaatttattttgattGCTTTTTTGGTTAAAGAGAAAAGTTGTTCTTGTTTAATTCCAAGTCCATTTAATTTTTATAACTTCTGTTCTTGTTTTGTTTATTAGACAGGAGAGATTTGCCTTGATATATTGAAGAATGCTTGGAGCCCTGCGTGGACTCTGCAATCTGTTTGCAGGGCCATAATTGCTTTAATGGCCCATCCAGAACCTGATAGCCCTCTCAATTGTGATTCAGGTTAGCCGATCTTGTTTCAATGGTGTTTCAAACAACGCCATAAGTGATGCATTTAAGTTTAGGCATGACTTGTATTTGttctgttgattttttttttctgttaattAAGTAAATCTATCAGATAAAATAGGTAGGTAGAGTTTTATTGCTGATGCCTAAAATTATAAAAGTCTTCACTAAGTTCCCTTGCTGACACTTTTCTTTGAGGTATGTTTGAATTTAGAGACTTGCTAGAGTTAACTATAAATTTTGATTTCAAGAGGTTGACATCAAAAAGAGAAATTAAATTACTTTGAGAATTAACACTTGCATGTTGCAAACAGTCTCCTTTGTTTCTTGTGCATGCTTATGTTTGTACTTAATCCATTCCAGAGGAAACCTGCAGGTTAGAGGAAGTCCAATGTTATATTCAGTGCTAGCAGGAATTTTTAATACAAGTTTCTATAAAGATGAAAGGAAACCTTTACTTCCGGTTGTCATTATTATTTGTCTCCTAAGCTCCTGGATTAATACCCGGCCTGTAAAACAACTTTGGGGTTCCCTAGTCTATGGATAATATATACACTAACTACATGTGGGGTTGTACATAAATATGGGATGCATGTTTATATGCATTATGGAACTAACTTATCCTTCTATTATGTAGAATCCTGAAGTTCACACTGATTGTACAAGCTATAATATGCACAGTATGTTCCCATATGTGCATGACTATGTTGACATGTCAATTTTCTCAAAGGTAGTTTGAAATTGTACTGAGATCCATGCAGTAGCTTGCTCAGGATGGGGAAGGTGTTGTTCGTTTTGTTGTTTGGGTTATGTCTCAGGTGCCCAGAATGTTGCTTGATCATTAGGTTTGGTACATTGTTGCTTTATGCTTTTTGAAATTTATGGTTCTAACTGGTTAGGAGCAGCTAGATGGATTCCCTATCTATATTTAGCTCCACAACCTTGTGGTGTCAAGTGAGTTCATCTGTCACCTTTCGGTACCAGGCTGCATTTGATTATTATAAACTTTTCTCATGCATGCAGGCAATCTTCTGCGGTCAGGTGATGTCAGGGGTTATCGCTCGATGGCAAGAATGTATACTAGGCTTGCTGCCATGCCAAAAAAGGGTTAAGAAGCATTAAGAAAGGTGTGTCATGTTGGACTGCTGCTGTTTGCCTATGATGTGCTCTGTGATTGTAACAGGACTGCAACCTGTACTTTATTTTCATCATTCTCGCCTTGAGGTTGAGCCATAGTTTAAACACATGGACTGCAACCCGATGGtggttatatattttaaataccaTGATAATATAGTCGATGGGTTTGGTAACGTTG contains:
- the LOC135651596 gene encoding protein PEROXIN-4, with product MQASRARLFKEYKEVQREKAVDPDIQLVCDDSNIYKWTALIKGPSETPYEGGVFQLAFSIPEQYPLLPPQVRFLTKIFHPNVHFKTGEICLDILKNAWSPAWTLQSVCRAIIALMAHPEPDSPLNCDSGNLLRSGDVRGYRSMARMYTRLAAMPKKG